One Cyanobacteria bacterium GSL.Bin1 genomic window, TCCAGAGGTCGTCGTAAAAATTTACGCACCGGATCGCCCAGGATTTGAGGAGGAAAGAGAAGTTTATCAGCGTTTAGGAAAGCATCCCGCTTATTCACAATGCTTTTACGCAGAAGATAATTGCTTAATCCTGAAACGACTGCAAGGCGTGACCCTTTACGATAGCGTCAATCGGGGATTAAAGATTCCGAAGCAAGTGATCGAAGATATTGATGCTGCCCTAGACTACGCCCGAAAACGAGGATTATTTCCCCATGATGTTCACGGTAAAAATGTCATGATGTGGAATGGCAAAGGGTATGTTGTCGATGTCTCGGATTTTCTAAAACTGGAATCTTGTTCAGCGTGGAATAATTTGAAAACCGCTTACTATTGGCTCTATCGTCCTATTCTTGCTCCCCTAAATTTACGTATTCCTTATTTGTTACTCGATGGGGTGCGCAGTAGTTATCGCGCTTCTCGCAGTTTATTGGATGTTCGACGCAATCGCCAAGCTTAATTCTAATCCCTAGAACAATGCCCAATTGGAATCAAATATCTCAGGATATTTTATCCTTGTTCTTGCATCCTAATTGTCCCTTGTGTAACCGGAGTGCAGAAACGGTACTCTGCCAGAATTGTCAGCGTCAACTCGAGCAGTGTCAATTATCTCCCCCGCAATTTGAAGGAAAGGGAGGGATTGCAGTGGTGGCTTGGGGAGAATATGGGGGATTACTCAAACGCGCGATCGCTGCTTTCAAGTACGAAAACTATCCTCAACTGGCTCGCCCTCTCGGCTCATACCTTGGCAAAACTTGGTTAACTGTTTCTGCGCCTGCTTCTACTTTTCTTAAGCCCATTGTTGTTCCAATTCCACTGCATCCAGAAAAACAAAAGCAACGGGGGTATAACCAAGCTGAGTTAATTGCGCGTTCCTTTTGTGCAGTGACTGGTTTACCCTTAAAACCACAAGGCTTAAAACGGATTAAAAATACAAAGGCTCTGTTTGGTCTGACACCAGAAGAACGAGAACAAACCGTAGCGCAAGCTTTCATCATTGGGAAAGGGCTGAAATCAGGTCAAACTGTCCTCATCTTAGATGATATCTATACAACAGGTACTACTGGGCACATCGCTCAAATGACCCTCCAGCAAGCAGGCATTAATGTTATTGGTGTTGCAGCGATCGCTGCGTCACAACGATAAAAATGAGTTTAATGCCAAAACAGGAATAGAGAGCTATTCAAACATTTTAATGAGGTACAATCAAGAGCGAGTCTTGGTTTCCCAGTATAGATGCAAGAACATCACGATTACTATAGAATTCTCAACCTCTCAGAAAATGCGACTTTGGAAGACATCAAAAGTGCCTTCCGGCGTCTGGCTCGTGATTGTCATCCCGATTTACATCCCAATGATCAAAATGCAGCGGAACGTTTTCGTTTGCTGCGAGAAGCCTACGAAGTATTGAGTGATTCGGCGCGGCGGAGTCGTTATGATCGTCGTCGTGGTACTAATGGATCTGGAAATCAGCAACAAACTAGCCCGCAAGTCTATTATGTGCGAGGAGTGGAGAAGATTCTCGTTAGGGATTATCGCGCCGCAATTGTTGCCCTGTCTGAGGCGATCCGGCTCAATGGTCGCTTTGTTGAAGCTTATCAGAAACGCTGTGAAGCTTATATTGCAATTGGACAAGAACGGGCAGCTTTAGAAGATTGCCAACAGATTTTAAGATATCAACCGGACAACGCGATCGCGTACTACTACCGAGGAAGGGCACGTCAACGCCTTGGCTATGCTGATTCTGCAATCAAAGCCTATACTCACGCAATTCAATTAGATAAAAACTTTGCTCCCTCTTACTATTATCGCGGTGTTGCTAACCACGAACTACGCCATCGCAATCAAGCGATTGCTGACTGGCGAGAATATGCAGAACTTTGCAAACAACAAGGAAATCTACAAGGCTACCGTCTCGGAATGAATGCCTTGAGTCAGTACAACTGGTTTCCCATAAAAATGGGTAACCGAATTTTAGAGCACTTGTGGCGTTTAGGCACACAGATGTTCCCTCAAAAAAAGAACCCGCCTTCTTCTCAATCTTCAGTTCAACTGCAACAGAGTTTGGGTCATACGCTCAGATTCATGCAAGTGACGATTCAAACGAGCATAGTTACTTTACTACAAATTTTTAA contains:
- a CDS encoding DnaJ domain-containing protein, coding for MQEHHDYYRILNLSENATLEDIKSAFRRLARDCHPDLHPNDQNAAERFRLLREAYEVLSDSARRSRYDRRRGTNGSGNQQQTSPQVYYVRGVEKILVRDYRAAIVALSEAIRLNGRFVEAYQKRCEAYIAIGQERAALEDCQQILRYQPDNAIAYYYRGRARQRLGYADSAIKAYTHAIQLDKNFAPSYYYRGVANHELRHRNQAIADWREYAELCKQQGNLQGYRLGMNALSQYNWFPIKMGNRILEHLWRLGTQMFPQKKNPPSSQSSVQLQQSLGHTLRFMQVTIQTSIVTLLQIFKNPVGGVLSAYGSLEPKRVALVSCGFILLSEVGFVVGLLSRFPENDGMMLPALILGLIPMLSLFLISWITYSFKPSSRHWTGNLFLASSATLPLAAFSFCSPFFSLIPTLIILILAIFMVSHTILLLYGGCSQLLNLSESSAALIVPVMVIVTTFLTWVSFSILF
- a CDS encoding serine/threonine protein kinase — encoded protein: MDELCLKELIHKTNLELRPQLQIKSVDPHNPVVIYHLPEPWEKVGTGNYAAVFSHPAYPEVVVKIYAPDRPGFEEEREVYQRLGKHPAYSQCFYAEDNCLILKRLQGVTLYDSVNRGLKIPKQVIEDIDAALDYARKRGLFPHDVHGKNVMMWNGKGYVVDVSDFLKLESCSAWNNLKTAYYWLYRPILAPLNLRIPYLLLDGVRSSYRASRSLLDVRRNRQA
- a CDS encoding ComF family protein, with protein sequence MPNWNQISQDILSLFLHPNCPLCNRSAETVLCQNCQRQLEQCQLSPPQFEGKGGIAVVAWGEYGGLLKRAIAAFKYENYPQLARPLGSYLGKTWLTVSAPASTFLKPIVVPIPLHPEKQKQRGYNQAELIARSFCAVTGLPLKPQGLKRIKNTKALFGLTPEEREQTVAQAFIIGKGLKSGQTVLILDDIYTTGTTGHIAQMTLQQAGINVIGVAAIAASQR